In Methanofastidiosum sp., one DNA window encodes the following:
- a CDS encoding GNAT family N-acetyltransferase produces the protein MSIRRAKEKDLPRILDLNNRESKWVGKKEIDFFQNYMDIPIFNVFETNDRIVGFLMAMNQNTDYDSINFLWFKNKFKKFYYIDRVIVDESMRGKGIASLLYRELIDTKGDIPLVAEVSINPSNEGSLIFHDKIGFKEVGTLTSSDKKVRMYYLD, from the coding sequence ATGAGTATTAGAAGAGCCAAAGAAAAAGACTTACCTAGAATCTTAGATCTTAACAACAGAGAATCAAAATGGGTCGGTAAAAAAGAAATTGATTTCTTTCAAAATTACATGGATATCCCCATTTTTAATGTATTTGAGACTAATGATAGAATTGTTGGATTCTTGATGGCTATGAATCAGAATACCGATTATGATAGCATAAACTTCCTATGGTTTAAAAATAAATTCAAGAAATTTTACTACATTGACAGAGTAATAGTAGATGAGTCAATGAGAGGGAAGGGAATTGCTTCTCTACTTTATAGAGAATTAATAGATACAAAAGGAGACATACCTCTTGTGGCAGAAGTGTCAATTAATCCATCAAATGAAGGCTCATTGATATTCCACGATAAGATTGGCTTTAAAGAGGTCGGGACGCTTACATCTAGCGATAAAAAGGTAAGAATGTACTACCTTGATTAA
- the rsgA gene encoding GTPase RsgA: MNQSLLDLETIDWDSFFLDNFTIFQEEGLIPGRITEVQRKSYMALTETGEIETRVSGKFRFTAEDKTSFPVVGDWVAIKMETASKGTIHAVLPRKSKFSRKIAGKITEEQVLLANVDFVFIVSGLDNDFNIQRIERYLTLVSKSGSKPVIILNKSDICEDLDQRLEEVKRIDPTIPIHTLSAELNEGLESLDQYLGKGKTIALLGSSGVGKSTIINKLLGTNRQKVGSVRKSDSHGRHITTYREMFMLPNGG; this comes from the coding sequence ATGAATCAGTCATTACTTGATCTTGAAACAATTGATTGGGATTCGTTTTTTCTTGATAATTTCACTATATTTCAAGAAGAGGGACTAATACCAGGCCGTATTACAGAGGTCCAGCGTAAAAGTTACATGGCGCTTACCGAAACTGGAGAAATTGAAACTAGAGTTTCAGGTAAATTTAGATTCACTGCCGAAGACAAAACTTCTTTTCCGGTCGTTGGGGATTGGGTAGCCATAAAGATGGAAACGGCTAGTAAGGGTACCATCCATGCCGTTCTTCCAAGAAAGAGCAAATTCTCTAGAAAGATTGCAGGTAAGATTACAGAAGAACAGGTATTACTTGCAAATGTTGATTTCGTTTTTATTGTATCGGGTCTTGACAATGATTTCAACATTCAAAGAATTGAGAGGTACCTTACTCTAGTTTCAAAAAGTGGGTCAAAACCTGTTATAATATTGAACAAATCAGATATTTGTGAGGATCTTGATCAAAGATTGGAGGAAGTTAAGAGGATAGACCCAACAATCCCCATACACACATTGAGCGCTGAGCTTAACGAAGGCTTAGAATCTCTTGATCAATATCTTGGCAAAGGAAAAACGATAGCGCTTCTGGGGTCTTCTGGAGTTGGAAAGTCTACTATTATCAATAAACTACTTGGTACAAATCGTCAAAAAGTTGGATCAGTTAGGAAATCGGATAGTCATGGGAGACACATTACAACATATCGTGAGATGTTCATGCTTCCTAATGGGGGATGA
- a CDS encoding VOC family protein, producing MATLNHIALLVSNLEMSKKFYKETLGLETVFEHPIGGEQFEKVTGIEGFDVVFAVLSDPKSKVNIELVEFKSGLMESPSMLNHIAFEVEDVDAFHEKFVNNSIETVSEPVTLTHPHPKINGKRFFYFYDPDGNIIEVYNKKEGLYSE from the coding sequence ATGGCAACTTTAAATCACATAGCTTTACTTGTTTCAAATCTTGAAATGTCAAAAAAATTCTATAAAGAAACATTAGGTTTAGAAACAGTCTTTGAACACCCAATAGGTGGTGAACAGTTCGAAAAAGTAACTGGTATAGAAGGCTTTGACGTTGTATTCGCAGTATTATCCGATCCAAAATCAAAAGTTAATATAGAATTAGTAGAATTCAAAAGTGGACTTATGGAAAGCCCTTCAATGCTCAATCATATAGCATTTGAAGTTGAAGATGTGGATGCATTTCATGAAAAATTTGTAAATAATTCTATAGAAACAGTATCAGAACCAGTTACACTAACTCATCCACACCCAAAAATCAATGGTAAGAGATTTTTTTATTTTTATGATCCAGATGGAAACATAATCGAAGTATATAATAAAAAAGAAGGATTATATTCAGAATAA
- the npdG gene encoding NADPH-dependent F420 reductase has product MKKIAIIGGTGGQGTGLALRWARAGHEIFIGSREESKACASADNLKEICIDTACSLLEIERSDVQAIKEKVPEAKILGFDNLEAAKKADIIVISVPYSHLIPTVASIKEALTEGKTVVSVVVPLSTAVGGKATTVISPWEGSAAEVIQSLVPENVQVISAFQNVSADRLSDLANTVDCDVIVCGGSKDARKGIMELAKDIPGARAIDGGLLQNARLIEPITALLIGMNIRYKVKEGMGIRFTYLTE; this is encoded by the coding sequence ATGAAGAAAATTGCCATTATTGGGGGAACTGGCGGACAAGGCACGGGACTTGCTTTAAGATGGGCTAGGGCTGGACATGAAATCTTTATTGGATCTAGAGAAGAAAGCAAGGCTTGTGCATCTGCCGATAACTTGAAGGAAATATGTATTGATACTGCATGTTCTTTATTAGAAATAGAAAGGTCTGATGTCCAAGCTATAAAGGAAAAAGTTCCTGAAGCAAAGATACTAGGATTCGATAATCTAGAAGCAGCAAAAAAAGCAGATATAATTGTGATAAGTGTTCCTTATTCGCATCTTATCCCTACTGTAGCGTCTATTAAAGAGGCTTTAACTGAGGGGAAAACTGTCGTATCTGTAGTTGTACCTCTTTCAACTGCAGTTGGTGGAAAAGCCACGACAGTTATTTCCCCTTGGGAAGGGAGTGCAGCAGAAGTTATTCAGAGCTTAGTACCAGAGAATGTTCAAGTAATCAGCGCATTTCAGAATGTAAGCGCAGATAGACTTTCTGACCTAGCAAATACAGTTGATTGTGATGTAATCGTATGTGGTGGTTCAAAGGATGCAAGAAAGGGAATAATGGAACTTGCAAAAGACATACCTGGAGCAAGAGCGATTGATGGTGGACTATTACAAAATGCAAGACTCATTGAGCCAATAACGGCATTGCTCATAGGCATGAACATACGATATAAAGTCAAGGAAGGCATGGGCATAAGATTTACTTATCTGACTGAATAA
- a CDS encoding MtaA/CmuA family methyltransferase, translating to MALREMTPYRRFMSAMAGGRVDRTPTIVLSNFCKELMASTNVTWPACQTDPKVMAQFQAGRYEVWGLDLLISHNDLVSEATMLGADIDLGTDLRHPSVLKHVLENTDPTKYNIPKDVTSKGRNPIVEGSTKILVEKYEKLVPVFRTVTGPMTIAGHLWGVDRILMWSKQEEKKFEACLDICTDLCIEIIRNSIDSSGADGFYMPDPTASGDLLDPKDYQYFLEPRYKRMTKETKDAMSILHICGDTRGYMDRIPHSGFDAFSFEAPGTSVKEAVMGLGDRVTLIGSLETIPVVMMGTPEYVYTQSLRDIADGVDILSPACGTPPMTPNKNIRAMVEACEPKKVKRKVVALSKEEIIKKYTPAKADLADITKAVMLGDAVTTENLVVAALKKGLKPIDLVEEALLPGAIGVAEMYDGGYAFVPEILLAANAMKKGISHCQSAMGDVKPKGKIIMHVAFGDVHAIGKDIVKSILIAKGYQVTDLGASVPWDKVIEATKKEKPDVVSGTALMTTTRTAFPKVAELMKKEGIEVPFIVAGGAVDPAYAETMDYAIYCKGPGDAEPVFEGIRKGKKWQQIREEEHKKYK from the coding sequence TTGGCATTAAGAGAAATGACACCATATAGAAGATTCATGTCGGCTATGGCCGGTGGCCGTGTTGACAGAACACCCACTATAGTACTTTCAAACTTTTGTAAAGAATTAATGGCATCAACAAACGTTACTTGGCCAGCATGTCAGACCGATCCAAAGGTTATGGCACAATTCCAGGCAGGGAGATATGAAGTCTGGGGATTAGATTTACTTATATCCCACAATGATTTAGTATCCGAAGCAACTATGCTTGGAGCAGATATTGATCTTGGAACAGATTTAAGACATCCTTCAGTATTGAAACATGTCCTTGAAAACACTGACCCAACAAAATACAACATACCAAAAGATGTTACATCTAAAGGAAGAAATCCAATAGTTGAAGGATCGACTAAGATTCTAGTTGAAAAATATGAAAAACTTGTTCCTGTTTTTAGAACTGTTACAGGCCCAATGACTATTGCAGGTCACCTTTGGGGCGTTGACAGAATATTAATGTGGTCAAAGCAAGAAGAAAAGAAGTTTGAAGCTTGTCTTGATATTTGTACCGATCTTTGTATTGAGATTATTAGAAACTCTATTGATTCAAGCGGAGCAGATGGATTTTACATGCCTGATCCAACAGCTTCTGGAGACTTACTAGATCCAAAAGATTACCAGTACTTCCTTGAACCAAGATATAAGAGAATGACAAAGGAAACAAAAGATGCTATGTCTATATTACATATCTGTGGTGACACAAGAGGATATATGGACAGAATCCCACACTCTGGATTTGACGCATTCTCATTCGAGGCCCCTGGAACATCAGTTAAGGAAGCCGTAATGGGTCTTGGAGACAGAGTTACACTCATCGGAAGTTTGGAAACAATCCCAGTCGTAATGATGGGTACTCCTGAATATGTTTATACACAATCACTAAGAGATATTGCGGATGGAGTTGACATTCTTTCCCCAGCATGCGGTACACCACCAATGACTCCAAACAAAAACATAAGAGCAATGGTAGAAGCATGTGAACCAAAGAAAGTAAAGAGAAAAGTAGTTGCACTAAGCAAAGAAGAAATCATAAAAAAATACACACCAGCAAAAGCTGACCTTGCAGACATTACAAAAGCAGTCATGTTAGGGGATGCTGTAACAACCGAAAATCTAGTAGTAGCAGCCCTTAAAAAAGGATTAAAACCAATCGACCTAGTAGAAGAAGCATTATTACCTGGCGCTATTGGAGTAGCAGAGATGTATGATGGCGGATATGCATTCGTTCCTGAAATATTACTCGCTGCAAATGCAATGAAGAAAGGTATCAGCCACTGCCAGAGCGCAATGGGAGATGTCAAGCCAAAGGGTAAGATTATTATGCACGTTGCATTCGGTGACGTTCACGCCATTGGAAAAGACATTGTAAAATCAATCTTGATTGCAAAGGGATACCAAGTAACTGATCTGGGGGCAAGTGTTCCATGGGATAAAGTTATTGAAGCAACAAAGAAGGAAAAACCTGATGTAGTCTCTGGAACAGCATTGATGACAACAACAAGAACTGCATTCCCCAAGGTAGCCGAACTTATGAAGAAGGAAGGCATAGAAGTACCATTCATAGTTGCCGGTGGAGCAGTCGACCCAGCATACGCAGAAACAATGGACTATGCCATATACTGTAAAGGACCAGGAGATGCTGAGCCTGTCTTTGAAGGTATAAGAAAAGGCAAGAAGTGGCAACAAATCAGAGAAGAAGAGCACAAGAAATACAAGTAA
- a CDS encoding CBS domain-containing protein, with translation MIDLGEVKKLRKKFGVTQKELASKAGVTQAYIAKLENKQIDPKISSFNKILNALEELRVRMKKIQDVMVSPVIFVHPKDKVSDAITIMARYNISQLPVLRNGTPVGSLSEKSLIKKLGIGKICETPDLTVSEIMEESFPVVSKEQSFAEVYTLLKENQAVLIEEMGRVVGIITRADILDKI, from the coding sequence ATGATTGATCTTGGGGAAGTTAAAAAATTAAGGAAAAAATTTGGAGTGACTCAGAAGGAGCTAGCTTCAAAAGCCGGTGTTACCCAAGCGTATATAGCTAAACTTGAGAACAAACAGATTGACCCCAAAATTTCTTCTTTTAACAAGATCTTAAATGCTTTAGAAGAGCTAAGGGTAAGAATGAAAAAAATACAGGATGTTATGGTTTCTCCTGTAATCTTCGTTCACCCCAAGGATAAGGTTAGTGATGCCATAACAATAATGGCGCGGTATAACATATCACAGTTGCCTGTTTTGAGAAATGGTACCCCCGTGGGAAGTCTTTCTGAAAAATCATTGATAAAAAAACTTGGAATCGGAAAAATTTGTGAAACTCCAGATCTTACAGTGTCTGAGATTATGGAAGAAAGTTTCCCGGTAGTTTCTAAAGAACAAAGTTTTGCTGAAGTATACACACTACTAAAAGAAAATCAAGCTGTTCTTATTGAAGAAATGGGGAGAGTTGTAGGAATAATCACAAGAGCAGATATTCTTGATAAAATATAA
- the prs gene encoding ribose-phosphate diphosphokinase, producing MYVTSLSSKTTLDKLRGDFKLIDCHFERFPDGEGYVRFDDKVKNIKEILIVQSLYYPQDEHIMQLFFMIDALKDLNIKINLLIPYMAYARQDKRFKDWESVSGISLAKIIDRFELESKYTVDIHDLKITKAMKGENLSAMPAIADYLMNLNLKEPVIISPDKGSVERAKIVADQMEAEFDHLEKTRLSGDTVEIRPKEINTKNRDVAIVDDIISTGGTMAKACEVLKREGTLKVLSGATHLLMISNAEERLKKAGIDRIFGSDSIPSKFSDISIASIIEEMF from the coding sequence ATGTATGTTACATCACTATCATCAAAAACAACTTTGGATAAATTAAGAGGTGATTTCAAACTTATTGACTGTCACTTTGAAAGATTTCCGGACGGAGAAGGATATGTTAGATTTGATGACAAAGTCAAGAATATTAAAGAAATCCTTATAGTTCAATCATTGTACTATCCCCAAGATGAACATATAATGCAGCTTTTTTTCATGATTGATGCCTTAAAAGACTTAAACATTAAGATTAATCTCTTAATTCCTTACATGGCCTATGCAAGACAAGACAAGAGATTCAAAGACTGGGAATCAGTTTCTGGCATATCTTTAGCAAAGATTATAGATCGATTTGAACTTGAATCGAAGTATACAGTAGATATACACGATTTAAAAATAACAAAAGCTATGAAAGGAGAAAATCTCTCGGCTATGCCCGCAATAGCAGATTATTTAATGAATTTAAATCTTAAAGAGCCTGTTATTATTTCTCCCGATAAAGGCTCAGTAGAAAGAGCTAAAATAGTTGCGGACCAAATGGAGGCAGAGTTCGATCATCTTGAAAAGACAAGGCTTTCTGGAGACACCGTTGAGATAAGACCAAAAGAAATTAACACTAAAAATAGAGATGTTGCAATTGTCGACGATATAATATCAACTGGGGGAACCATGGCAAAGGCATGTGAAGTTCTTAAAAGAGAAGGAACTTTAAAGGTGTTATCAGGTGCAACCCACCTGTTGATGATATCTAATGCGGAAGAAAGATTAAAAAAGGCAGGTATTGATCGTATCTTTGGTTCAGATTCCATTCCATCTAAATTTTCTGACATATCAATTGCAAGTATTATAGAAGAAATGTTTTAG
- the lonB gene encoding ATP-dependent protease LonB, producing the protein MTEEVKKVREQIKSFYDVSTTEEIEVPESLIDQVIGQDHAVEIVKTAAKQRRNVLLIGEPGTGKSMLGLAMAELLPKEDLEDILAYPNPDDPNTPRIRTVPRGKARLIIDEHKAMAKKQEESKRMILFFVIGAIIVIAFTQGQLLWGLFLAVIIFFGMQTFRIKNQVMIPKILVDNSKWDHAPFLDGTGAHAGALLGDVRHDPFQSGGLGTPAHERVEAGMIQKAHKGLLFIDEISTLKIQMQQAILTGMQEKAYPITGQSEMSSGAMVRTEKVPCNFVLVAAGNLETLRDMHPALRSRVRGYGYEVYMENSMPATEENIKKIVRFVAQEVKKDAKIPHFSLDAVAEIVQEARRRSNRKNHLTLRLRELGGMVRAAGDVALTKGDNIVTVEHIIEARKLSRSLEHQIADDYIDRKKAYQIFGSTGAQVGKVNGLAVLGEGSGIITPIEVGVANSSSKSHGNVIATGKLGEIAKESISIVSSLVKRYSNKDLSNFDITIQFLQAYEGVEGDSASVSVATAVISALEDIPIRQDIAMTGSLSVRGDVLPIGGVSAKIEAAVESGMKEVIIPYSNKDDVYVEKSKKEQINIVPVKRLEDILSYVLIANKNSDFIKNLKKLQESFG; encoded by the coding sequence ATTACAGAAGAAGTAAAAAAAGTCAGAGAGCAGATTAAATCTTTTTATGATGTTTCTACTACTGAAGAGATAGAAGTGCCTGAAAGTCTTATCGACCAGGTAATTGGTCAAGACCACGCTGTTGAGATTGTTAAGACAGCGGCAAAACAAAGAAGAAATGTATTGTTAATAGGGGAACCCGGAACAGGAAAATCAATGTTGGGTTTGGCAATGGCAGAACTTCTCCCAAAAGAAGATCTTGAAGATATACTTGCTTATCCAAATCCCGATGACCCAAATACTCCAAGGATTAGGACCGTTCCAAGGGGTAAAGCAAGACTTATAATTGATGAGCACAAAGCGATGGCAAAAAAACAGGAAGAAAGCAAAAGAATGATACTTTTCTTTGTTATTGGTGCGATAATTGTTATTGCATTTACACAAGGGCAGTTATTATGGGGGCTGTTTCTTGCAGTTATTATTTTCTTTGGAATGCAGACATTTAGAATTAAAAATCAAGTCATGATTCCAAAAATATTAGTTGATAACTCTAAATGGGACCATGCACCATTTTTAGATGGAACAGGCGCTCACGCAGGAGCATTACTTGGGGATGTTAGGCATGACCCATTCCAGTCTGGAGGTCTTGGTACACCAGCTCACGAAAGAGTTGAAGCAGGAATGATTCAGAAGGCTCACAAAGGTCTATTATTTATAGATGAAATCTCAACTTTAAAGATTCAAATGCAACAAGCTATTCTTACAGGTATGCAAGAAAAAGCATACCCTATCACAGGGCAGAGTGAAATGAGTTCTGGTGCTATGGTCAGGACAGAAAAAGTTCCATGTAATTTCGTCCTAGTGGCAGCGGGAAATCTTGAAACTTTGCGTGATATGCACCCTGCCTTACGTTCAAGGGTCAGAGGATATGGATATGAAGTTTACATGGAAAATTCAATGCCAGCAACTGAGGAAAATATCAAGAAGATAGTTAGATTTGTTGCTCAAGAGGTAAAGAAAGATGCAAAAATACCGCACTTTTCACTTGACGCTGTTGCTGAGATTGTTCAAGAGGCAAGAAGGAGAAGCAACAGAAAGAATCACCTAACGCTTAGGCTGAGAGAACTTGGAGGTATGGTTAGGGCTGCCGGTGATGTTGCCTTAACTAAAGGAGATAATATTGTTACCGTTGAACATATTATCGAAGCTAGAAAACTTTCAAGATCTCTTGAACATCAGATTGCAGATGATTACATTGATAGGAAAAAAGCTTATCAAATATTTGGATCTACAGGTGCCCAGGTAGGAAAAGTTAATGGGCTCGCTGTTTTAGGAGAAGGCAGTGGAATTATTACTCCTATAGAAGTCGGTGTTGCCAATTCCTCATCAAAATCACATGGTAATGTAATTGCAACAGGAAAACTTGGAGAAATAGCAAAAGAGTCGATATCGATAGTGTCCTCCTTAGTAAAGAGATATTCAAATAAGGATTTATCCAACTTCGATATCACTATCCAGTTCCTTCAGGCATATGAGGGTGTTGAAGGGGACAGTGCCAGTGTATCTGTTGCAACAGCTGTTATTTCTGCACTTGAAGATATTCCAATAAGGCAGGATATTGCCATGACTGGATCTCTTTCAGTAAGAGGAGATGTTTTACCTATAGGTGGAGTCAGTGCTAAAATTGAGGCCGCAGTTGAGAGTGGAATGAAAGAAGTAATAATACCCTATTCAAACAAAGATGACGTATACGTAGAAAAATCAAAAAAGGAACAGATAAACATAGTACCTGTTAAAAGACTCGAAGATATTTTAAGCTATGTATTAATTGCAAATAAGAATTCAGATTTTATTAAAAATCTAAAAAAATTACAAGAGTCTTTTGGTTAA
- a CDS encoding MBL fold metallo-hydrolase produces MFHFIESLGIDSNCYILESDKTVLIDTGTYKNYRIYDYVDENDIQIDFIINTHCHYDHIGGNKFFEVPIYAHEKDYLDIQNATEKTFFWAFSNTFEGYKDVNPLKENDVIDIGDYLLKVIHTPGHTSGSMCLLEEDKSYLFSGDTVFKGSVGRYDLPSGSLEDLKESLKKLCEIKVKEVFPGHGESFSGKDLLFNKYMVTLMEEDL; encoded by the coding sequence ATGTTTCATTTTATTGAGTCTTTGGGAATCGACTCTAATTGCTACATACTTGAGAGCGATAAAACTGTATTAATTGATACTGGAACATATAAAAATTATAGAATATATGATTATGTCGATGAAAATGACATACAGATAGATTTTATTATCAATACACATTGTCACTATGACCACATTGGTGGTAACAAATTTTTTGAAGTGCCCATTTATGCGCACGAAAAGGATTACCTAGATATTCAAAATGCAACTGAAAAAACTTTCTTCTGGGCATTTTCTAATACTTTTGAGGGTTATAAAGACGTGAATCCTCTAAAAGAAAACGATGTAATAGATATTGGAGATTATTTGCTTAAAGTAATACACACCCCTGGACATACATCAGGGTCAATGTGTTTGCTAGAAGAAGATAAAAGCTATCTTTTTTCTGGAGATACAGTTTTCAAAGGTTCAGTTGGGCGATATGACCTGCCTTCAGGAAGTCTCGAAGATCTCAAGGAATCTTTAAAAAAATTATGTGAAATTAAAGTGAAAGAAGTATTCCCTGGACACGGCGAAAGTTTTTCCGGGAAAGATCTTTTATTTAACAAGTATATGGTCACGCTTATGGAAGAGGATTTATAA
- a CDS encoding Glu/Leu/Phe/Val dehydrogenase, with protein sequence MENIDPFENVLKQLDKVNKVLKLDEGIYEALKKPKRFLEVTIPVTMDNGNVKVFTGYRCQYNDARGPTKGGIRYHWNVSPAEVRALAAWMTWKCAVVDIPYGGGKGGIICNPKEMSDREIERLSRGYIGAIYKFIGPELDIPAPDVYTTPKIMAWMMDEFSKIRQHYTPGVITGKPLSVGGSLGRGDATAKGAWYTIREYVKYLKWDIKKTTSVVQGYGNAGSYIAQFLYDQGSKIIAVSDSQGGIYNEAGLDPYKVLAHKEKTGSVVKFPGAKNITNEELLYLKCDILCPSALENQITAKNADNIQAKMVAELANGPVTPEADEILIKKEIYQIPDFLCNAGGVTVSYFEWVQNLMNYYWTADEVYEKLDKKMTKAFWDVIGAKEKYSIGMRTASYVVAIERVVDAMKARGFSY encoded by the coding sequence ATGGAGAACATAGATCCATTTGAAAACGTATTAAAACAACTTGATAAAGTAAACAAAGTTCTTAAACTTGATGAAGGGATATATGAAGCGCTGAAAAAGCCAAAAAGGTTCCTTGAGGTAACCATTCCAGTTACTATGGATAATGGTAATGTTAAAGTTTTTACTGGTTATAGATGTCAATATAACGATGCCCGAGGACCAACAAAAGGGGGGATAAGATACCATTGGAACGTATCCCCCGCTGAAGTAAGGGCTCTTGCCGCTTGGATGACGTGGAAGTGTGCAGTTGTTGATATACCCTATGGTGGGGGAAAAGGAGGAATAATCTGTAACCCAAAAGAAATGAGCGATAGAGAAATTGAAAGGCTTTCTAGGGGCTACATTGGAGCAATTTACAAATTTATAGGTCCAGAGTTGGACATTCCCGCCCCAGATGTTTATACCACTCCAAAGATTATGGCTTGGATGATGGACGAATTTTCTAAGATAAGGCAACACTACACCCCTGGAGTAATTACTGGAAAACCACTATCTGTTGGTGGCTCTTTAGGGAGAGGAGATGCAACAGCAAAAGGTGCATGGTATACCATTAGAGAATACGTAAAATATTTGAAATGGGATATAAAAAAAACAACATCGGTAGTCCAAGGATATGGGAACGCAGGATCTTACATTGCTCAATTTTTATATGATCAAGGCTCTAAGATTATAGCTGTTTCCGATTCCCAAGGTGGAATTTATAATGAGGCAGGCCTTGATCCATATAAAGTTCTTGCGCACAAAGAAAAAACCGGTTCCGTTGTTAAATTCCCGGGCGCAAAAAACATAACTAATGAAGAACTATTATATCTTAAATGTGATATTCTCTGCCCTTCGGCACTTGAAAATCAGATTACTGCTAAAAACGCAGATAATATTCAGGCGAAAATGGTTGCTGAACTAGCTAATGGTCCTGTAACTCCTGAAGCTGATGAAATCCTTATCAAAAAAGAAATATACCAGATACCTGACTTCTTATGTAATGCAGGTGGAGTAACAGTTTCCTATTTTGAGTGGGTCCAGAACTTAATGAATTATTACTGGACTGCAGATGAAGTATATGAAAAACTTGACAAAAAGATGACAAAGGCATTTTGGGATGTAATCGGCGCTAAGGAAAAATACAGTATAGGTATGAGAACAGCTTCTTACGTTGTTGCAATCGAGAGAGTTGTCGATGCAATGAAAGCAAGAGGATTTAGTTATTAA
- the gatD gene encoding Glu-tRNA(Gln) amidotransferase subunit GatD, with translation MEPEVGDVITIRKGEISYEGIVIPSPKKDSIIIKLPNGYNIGFRRDSVKIINVEKKQKPKIFSEVKFEKRKDIPEISLISTGGTIASRVDYETGGVRWLMKPEEIFFMAPELSDIATFRNISSPFQIASESMTFECYKILAKEAAKELNSGSKGIIITHGTDTLHYTSSALSFMLQNLSKPVCLVGAQRSPDRGSFDGSMNLICASYIAGHSDIGEAVIVMHGEMDDTYCNVLRGTKVRKMHSTRRDTFKPINTSPLAKVSMNGKIEKLSDYRIRNDENEVYPDIEMEERTAIIKAYPNFNPEILDYYIDKGYKGLVIEASALGHVPTDTINEKFSWVDSIKRAREEEIIIVFATQCLFGRVDPFVYSNGRIMEEMGVIYAEDMLPETAYLKLSWILGHTNDYFEVKRNMLDNMAGEINYRIKGDKNGL, from the coding sequence ATGGAACCAGAAGTTGGAGATGTAATTACAATAAGGAAGGGCGAAATTAGTTACGAAGGAATAGTAATACCCTCCCCAAAAAAAGATTCAATTATTATTAAATTACCTAATGGATATAATATAGGTTTTAGAAGAGACTCTGTTAAAATTATTAACGTTGAGAAAAAACAAAAGCCAAAAATTTTTTCTGAAGTAAAGTTTGAAAAAAGAAAGGATATTCCTGAAATATCTCTAATCTCGACTGGAGGTACAATAGCATCTAGAGTAGATTATGAAACTGGAGGGGTAAGATGGCTTATGAAACCAGAAGAAATCTTTTTCATGGCCCCTGAACTGTCCGATATCGCAACATTTCGAAATATCTCTTCTCCATTCCAGATAGCTTCAGAATCAATGACATTTGAATGTTATAAAATTCTAGCTAAAGAAGCGGCAAAAGAATTAAATTCTGGTTCCAAGGGAATTATTATCACCCATGGTACAGATACGCTTCATTATACTTCTTCTGCATTATCTTTTATGCTCCAAAATCTATCAAAACCAGTTTGCCTTGTGGGTGCACAAAGAAGCCCAGATAGGGGAAGTTTTGACGGTTCTATGAATCTCATTTGCGCCTCATATATTGCCGGGCATTCTGATATCGGAGAAGCAGTAATTGTCATGCATGGAGAAATGGACGATACTTATTGCAATGTCCTCAGAGGAACAAAAGTTAGAAAGATGCATTCTACTAGAAGGGATACTTTTAAGCCTATCAATACCTCTCCATTGGCCAAAGTTTCCATGAATGGGAAAATTGAGAAACTATCTGATTATAGGATAAGAAATGATGAAAATGAAGTATACCCAGATATAGAGATGGAAGAAAGAACTGCTATTATTAAGGCATATCCAAATTTTAATCCTGAAATTCTTGATTATTATATAGACAAAGGATACAAGGGATTAGTTATTGAGGCATCGGCCCTTGGTCATGTGCCAACTGATACAATAAATGAGAAGTTCTCATGGGTAGATTCTATTAAAAGAGCAAGAGAAGAAGAAATAATCATTGTTTTTGCTACACAGTGTCTTTTTGGAAGAGTGGATCCTTTTGTTTACTCGAATGGTAGGATAATGGAGGAAATGGGAGTAATATATGCAGAGGACATGTTACCAGAAACGGCATATCTTAAGCTTTCATGGATTCTGGGCCATACAAACGATTACTTTGAGGTCAAGAGAAATATGCTTGATAATATGGCTGGCGAGATAAATTACCGCATAAAAGGTGATAAGAATGGACTATAA